From one Micromonospora siamensis genomic stretch:
- a CDS encoding fatty acid--CoA ligase, with protein MDAPLQVARILEHGSTVHGTAEVVTWTGAEPRRTSYAEVGRDAARLAHALHDELGVTGDERVATFMWNNAEHLVAYFAVPSMGAVLHTLNIRLFPDQVTYIANHAQDRVVIVDSTLIPLLAKAIGGMTTLRHVVVVGGGDPAPLLAAAGGGLTVHRWDELLAGRPDHYDWPAVDERDAAALCYTSGTTGNPKGVAYSHRSLYLHSLQICMPEGFGLGPTDRELAIVPMFHAMSWGLPYAAFLSGAALIMPDRFLQAAPIAEMIATERPTLAGAVPTIWNDLLAHLDSHDVDTSSLKEAIVGGSACPPALMHAFSERHGIEVVHAWGMTEMSPLGSVSRPPAGATGDDAWRYRYTQGRVPAGVQARIVGPLGEPLPADGTSVGELEVRGPWVTATYVGDDAPDEEKFRDGWLRTGDVGTLSPDGFITLTDRAKDVIKSGGEWISSVELENALMAHPDVVEACVVGVPDERWGERPLATVVLREGAEVGVEELREFLAGTVARWQLPERWAVIDAVPKTSVGKFDKKVVRSRYADGGLAVRELTTP; from the coding sequence ATGGACGCCCCTCTCCAGGTCGCTCGGATCCTCGAACACGGCTCCACCGTGCACGGCACGGCGGAGGTCGTCACCTGGACCGGCGCCGAGCCCCGCAGGACGTCGTACGCCGAGGTCGGCCGGGACGCCGCCCGCCTCGCCCATGCCCTCCATGACGAGTTGGGCGTCACCGGCGACGAGCGGGTCGCCACCTTCATGTGGAACAACGCCGAGCACCTGGTGGCCTACTTCGCGGTGCCCAGCATGGGAGCGGTGCTGCACACCCTCAACATCCGGCTCTTCCCCGACCAGGTCACCTACATCGCCAACCACGCGCAGGACCGGGTGGTGATCGTCGACTCGACGCTGATCCCGCTGCTGGCGAAGGCGATCGGCGGGATGACCACGCTGCGGCACGTGGTGGTGGTCGGCGGCGGCGACCCGGCCCCGCTGCTGGCGGCGGCCGGTGGCGGGTTGACCGTGCACCGCTGGGACGAGCTGCTGGCCGGGCGGCCGGACCACTACGACTGGCCGGCCGTGGACGAGCGGGACGCCGCCGCGCTCTGCTACACCTCCGGCACCACCGGCAACCCCAAGGGGGTGGCCTACTCGCACCGCTCCCTCTACCTGCATTCGTTGCAGATCTGCATGCCGGAGGGCTTCGGGCTCGGTCCCACCGACCGGGAGCTGGCCATCGTGCCGATGTTCCACGCCATGTCGTGGGGCCTGCCGTACGCGGCGTTCCTCTCCGGCGCGGCGCTGATCATGCCGGACCGGTTCCTCCAGGCCGCCCCGATCGCGGAGATGATCGCCACCGAGCGGCCCACCCTGGCCGGCGCGGTGCCGACCATCTGGAACGACCTGCTCGCCCACCTGGACAGCCACGACGTGGACACCTCCTCGCTGAAGGAGGCGATCGTCGGTGGTTCGGCCTGCCCGCCCGCGCTGATGCACGCCTTCTCCGAGCGGCACGGCATCGAGGTGGTGCACGCCTGGGGGATGACCGAGATGTCCCCGCTCGGCTCGGTCTCCCGCCCGCCGGCCGGGGCGACCGGCGACGACGCCTGGCGCTACCGCTACACCCAGGGGCGGGTGCCGGCCGGGGTGCAGGCGCGCATCGTCGGCCCGCTGGGCGAGCCGCTGCCCGCCGACGGGACGTCCGTCGGCGAGTTGGAGGTCCGTGGGCCGTGGGTGACCGCCACGTACGTCGGTGACGACGCCCCGGACGAGGAGAAGTTCCGCGACGGCTGGCTGCGTACCGGGGACGTCGGCACCCTCTCTCCGGACGGCTTCATCACGCTGACCGACCGGGCCAAGGACGTGATCAAGTCCGGCGGTGAGTGGATCTCGTCGGTGGAGCTGGAGAACGCGTTGATGGCCCACCCGGACGTGGTGGAGGCCTGCGTGGTGGGGGTGCCGGACGAGCGCTGGGGTGAGCGTCCGCTGGCCACGGTGGTGCTCCGCGAGGGCGCCGAGGTGGGCGTCGAGGAGTTGCGCGAGTTCCTCGCCGGCACGGTCGCCCGGTGGCAGCTGCCGGAGCGCTGGGCGGTCATCGACGCGGTGCCGAAGACCAGCGTCGGCAAGTTCGACAAGAAGGTCGTCCGCTCCCGGTACGCCGACGGAGGGCTGGCCGTCCGGGAGTTGACGACGCCGTAA
- a CDS encoding glycosyltransferase family 2 protein, with product MNRPLDPGNPEMFRVPRLLDVLVPTRNRPAELAVTLSGLAAQEDVPGFGVVVSDQSDGEPAWAAPAAATMARALRHRGNPVLLTRRLPRRGLAEHRAYLLAASAARYVLCLDDDVWLEPGTLRRLVDAIRELGCGFVGNAVHGLSYADDVRPETHRHYEEWDGPPVPERVRPGTPEWDRATIHPAANLLHVTERLDLAPGEWRAYKVSWIGGCVLYDRAKLVDVGGFDFWHRLPERHQGEDVAAQLAVLDRYGGAGVLPSGAYHLEAPTTVTERDVEAWQVVLTESEVGC from the coding sequence GTGAACCGACCGCTCGACCCCGGCAACCCGGAGATGTTCCGGGTGCCCCGGCTGCTGGACGTGCTGGTCCCGACCCGCAACCGCCCCGCCGAGCTGGCGGTCACCCTCTCCGGGCTGGCCGCCCAGGAGGACGTACCCGGCTTCGGGGTGGTGGTCAGCGACCAGTCCGACGGCGAACCGGCGTGGGCCGCCCCGGCCGCGGCCACCATGGCCCGGGCGCTGCGCCACCGCGGCAACCCGGTGCTGCTCACCCGGCGGCTGCCCCGGCGCGGGCTGGCCGAGCACCGGGCCTACCTGCTGGCCGCCTCGGCCGCCCGGTACGTCCTCTGCCTCGACGACGACGTCTGGCTGGAGCCGGGGACGCTGCGCCGGCTGGTCGACGCGATCCGCGAGCTGGGCTGCGGTTTCGTCGGCAACGCGGTGCACGGCCTGTCGTACGCCGACGACGTGCGCCCGGAGACCCACCGGCACTACGAGGAGTGGGACGGCCCGCCCGTCCCGGAGCGGGTGCGACCCGGCACCCCGGAGTGGGACCGGGCCACCATCCACCCGGCCGCGAACCTGCTGCACGTGACCGAGCGACTGGACCTGGCGCCCGGGGAGTGGCGGGCGTACAAGGTCTCCTGGATCGGCGGCTGCGTGCTCTACGACCGGGCGAAGCTGGTCGACGTGGGCGGCTTCGACTTCTGGCACCGGCTGCCCGAGCGGCACCAGGGCGAGGACGTGGCCGCCCAGCTCGCCGTGCTCGACCGGTACGGCGGCGCGGGGGTGCTGCCCAGCGGCGCGTACCACCTGGAGGCCCCGACCACGGTCACCGAGCGGGACGTCGAGGCGTGGCAGGTGGTGCTCACCGAGTCCGAGGTGGGTTGCTGA
- a CDS encoding type 1 glutamine amidotransferase domain-containing protein has protein sequence MANELQGKRIAFLAADGVEEVEYVQPREAVEQAGAAVELVSLKPGTIQSFNHLDQSKTYDVDVTAAEADGGAYDALVLPGGVANPDFLRTDPEAVRFVRSFFDAGKPVGVICHGPWTMIEADVVRGRRMTSWPSLRTDLTNAGANWVDEECVTDNGLVSSRKPDDLPAFCAKIVEEFAEGRH, from the coding sequence ATGGCCAACGAACTACAGGGCAAGCGGATCGCCTTCCTGGCTGCCGACGGCGTCGAGGAGGTCGAGTACGTCCAGCCGCGCGAGGCGGTGGAGCAGGCCGGAGCGGCGGTCGAGCTGGTCTCGCTGAAGCCCGGCACGATCCAGTCCTTCAACCACCTGGACCAGTCCAAGACGTACGACGTGGACGTGACCGCCGCCGAGGCGGACGGCGGGGCGTACGACGCGCTGGTGCTGCCGGGTGGGGTGGCGAACCCGGACTTCCTGCGGACCGACCCGGAGGCGGTGCGGTTCGTGCGCTCGTTCTTCGACGCCGGCAAGCCGGTCGGCGTGATCTGCCACGGCCCGTGGACCATGATCGAGGCGGACGTGGTCCGGGGGCGCCGGATGACCTCCTGGCCCAGCCTGCGCACCGACCTGACCAACGCCGGCGCGAACTGGGTCGACGAGGAGTGCGTCACCGACAACGGCCTGGTCAGCAGCCGGAAGCCGGACGACCTGCCGGCCTTCTGCGCCAAGATCGTCGAGGAGTTCGCCGAGGGTCGGCACTGA
- a CDS encoding MDR family MFS transporter encodes MTTEAPGRPMLTARQIRLLMFGLMTGMLLAALDQTIVGTALPTIVGELGGINHYSWVVTAYLLASTASTPLYGKMADLYGRRPVFLFSIGTFLLGSLLAGLSQDMTQLILTRGVQGIGAGGLMTLAFTIISDVVSPRERGRYQGLFGAVFGLSSVAGPLVGGYFAETNWRWIFYINVPLAILAIVVCYHVMRLIPFQRREHAIDWVGAGLLVAGVSCLLLALSWGGNEYAWGSGVIIGLFVAGAVLGALFVAQEARVAEPILPLRLFRSATFALANSAGFVLGLVMFGSIIFIPLYLQIVKGASPTRSGLLMLPMMAGIIVTSILTGRAMSRIGRYKWFPVVGSAVLVAGMLLFRQLQVDTSLWAAFGYMVVIGVGLGLCMQSLILAVQNAVDVRDLGAGTSSATFFRSLGGSFGVAILGAVLSSQLTGQLADRLPAAIGQLPPEQRAAVAAAGGTNISINDPASILALPAPVRAAIQAAFVESLHLVFLTTGLIAIVAVLVTLALPNKELRGAGPQGATGGADPLGGEAPAPGGKPLTKESKTEAAADMEAKSQTML; translated from the coding sequence ATGACCACGGAAGCTCCCGGCCGCCCGATGTTGACCGCCCGCCAGATCCGCCTGCTGATGTTCGGCCTGATGACCGGCATGCTGCTGGCCGCCCTCGACCAGACCATCGTGGGTACGGCGTTGCCGACCATCGTCGGCGAGCTGGGCGGCATCAACCACTACTCGTGGGTGGTGACCGCGTACCTGCTCGCCTCCACCGCCTCCACCCCGCTGTACGGCAAGATGGCCGACCTGTACGGGCGCCGTCCGGTCTTCCTCTTCTCGATCGGCACGTTCCTGCTCGGCTCGCTGCTGGCCGGGCTGTCGCAGGACATGACCCAGCTGATCCTCACCCGGGGCGTGCAGGGCATCGGCGCGGGTGGTCTGATGACGCTGGCGTTCACCATCATCTCGGACGTGGTCTCACCCCGGGAGCGGGGCCGCTACCAGGGGCTCTTCGGCGCCGTGTTCGGGTTGTCGTCGGTGGCCGGGCCGCTGGTCGGCGGCTACTTCGCGGAGACCAACTGGCGGTGGATCTTCTACATCAACGTGCCGCTGGCGATCCTGGCGATCGTGGTCTGCTACCACGTCATGCGGCTCATCCCGTTCCAGCGGCGCGAGCACGCCATCGACTGGGTGGGCGCCGGGCTGCTGGTCGCCGGGGTGAGCTGCCTGCTGCTCGCGCTGAGCTGGGGCGGCAACGAGTACGCCTGGGGCTCGGGCGTGATCATCGGACTCTTCGTGGCCGGGGCGGTGCTCGGCGCGCTCTTCGTGGCGCAGGAGGCCCGGGTGGCCGAGCCGATCCTGCCGCTGCGGCTGTTCCGCAGCGCCACCTTCGCGCTGGCCAACTCGGCGGGCTTCGTGCTCGGTCTGGTGATGTTCGGGTCGATCATCTTCATCCCGCTCTACCTCCAGATCGTCAAGGGCGCCTCGCCGACCCGCAGCGGTCTGCTGATGCTGCCGATGATGGCCGGCATCATCGTCACCTCGATCCTGACCGGCCGGGCGATGAGCCGGATCGGCCGGTACAAGTGGTTCCCGGTGGTCGGCTCGGCCGTGCTGGTCGCCGGGATGCTGCTGTTCCGGCAGCTCCAGGTGGACACCTCGCTCTGGGCGGCGTTCGGCTACATGGTGGTGATCGGCGTCGGGCTGGGGCTGTGCATGCAGTCGCTGATCCTGGCCGTGCAGAACGCGGTGGACGTGCGGGACCTGGGCGCCGGAACCTCCTCGGCCACCTTCTTCCGCTCGCTGGGCGGCTCGTTCGGCGTGGCGATCCTGGGTGCGGTGCTGTCGTCGCAGCTCACCGGTCAGCTGGCCGACCGGTTGCCGGCCGCGATCGGGCAGCTCCCGCCCGAGCAGCGGGCCGCGGTGGCCGCCGCCGGCGGCACCAACATCTCGATCAACGACCCGGCCAGCATCCTGGCCCTGCCCGCCCCGGTCCGGGCCGCCATCCAGGCCGCCTTCGTGGAGTCGCTGCACCTGGTCTTCCTGACCACCGGGCTGATCGCGATCGTGGCCGTGCTGGTCACCCTTGCCCTGCCGAACAAGGAGCTGCGCGGCGCCGGCCCGCAGGGCGCCACCGGCGGCGCCGACCCGCTCGGCGGCGAGGCCCCCGCACCCGGCGGCAAGCCCCTGACCAAGGAGTCCAAGACCGAAGCCGCCGCCGACATGGAGGCCAAGTCCCAGACCATGCTCTGA
- a CDS encoding NUDIX domain-containing protein, whose amino-acid sequence MSISWADSYVGQLRSLAGDRTLMFVGARAVLRDNAARVLLIKRSDNGHWAMPAGAMELGESIADCAVREVREETGLRALRVSAFALYTGPDRTHTNMYGHTYQIFTTAFRIDEWDGELARFTDETTDAGFFHRDELPAPLSASVLETLADLDVFEQTNRLILK is encoded by the coding sequence GTGAGCATCTCCTGGGCCGACTCGTACGTCGGTCAGCTGCGTTCCCTGGCCGGCGACCGCACGTTGATGTTCGTCGGGGCCCGCGCGGTGCTGCGGGACAACGCCGCCCGGGTTCTGTTGATCAAGCGTTCCGACAACGGCCACTGGGCGATGCCCGCCGGCGCGATGGAGCTGGGCGAGTCGATCGCCGACTGCGCCGTGCGCGAGGTCCGCGAGGAGACCGGGCTGCGGGCGCTGCGGGTCAGCGCGTTCGCCCTCTACACCGGGCCGGACCGCACCCACACCAACATGTACGGGCACACGTACCAGATCTTCACCACCGCGTTCCGGATCGACGAGTGGGACGGCGAGCTGGCCCGGTTCACCGACGAGACCACCGACGCCGGCTTCTTCCACCGCGACGAGCTGCCCGCCCCGCTCTCGGCCAGCGTCCTGGAGACCCTGGCCGACCTGGACGTCTTCGAGCAGACCAACCGCCTGATCCTCAAGTAG
- the rfaE2 gene encoding D-glycero-beta-D-manno-heptose 1-phosphate adenylyltransferase, whose product MAGAAAAEQRRLATVVESWLGRPVLVVGDAMLDEWRFAESERLCREAPAPVLTLRRRISAAGGAANTAVNVAALGGRAVLVAPVGADVAGDELHDCLDRAGVWDRTVGQEGRPTPVKRRMLAGNQILLREDSGDPDDPLDSDGVARLITALECATEELRAAGGGVPPTLVVCDYGLGALPEVVRAWLVANRDRYATVALDAHDLADWHGLSPTVVTPSFAEATRLLARAAVGFGSPPQARPHLNHADAEPADDGPSELIVGAAPGGAGERFVPDAGRYDPNGPWGAAAAGAPTGEPTPAESRVAMTGDGLSVTGTGVTVNAAAGDGVDRAVLAEARLAELRAHTGADVVAVTLDTDGAVVGGAEGTPRRSHSTPVPASHAVGAGDAYLAAMTLALAADAALPTAAQLAQLAATVTVSDTGTCVCRREDLLTALGDPGGDPDGPVLVDADELATLVAEHRVAGRSVVFTNGCFDVLHPGHVRYLEQARALGDLLVVAVNSDGSVRRLKGPDRPVNPVEDRVTLLAALSCVDHVVVFEEDSPAALIEAVRPDVYVKGGDYPPEMVPEAPLVRRLGGQVRTLGYVPDRSTSAIIDRIRAAAHDGSPSAARDGSPAAARDGVTAPTTGRRRP is encoded by the coding sequence ATGGCAGGAGCAGCAGCAGCGGAGCAGCGCCGGCTCGCGACCGTCGTGGAGAGCTGGCTGGGGCGTCCCGTCCTGGTGGTCGGCGACGCCATGCTCGACGAGTGGCGGTTCGCCGAGTCCGAACGGCTCTGCCGGGAGGCGCCCGCCCCGGTACTCACCCTGCGCCGCCGGATCTCCGCCGCGGGCGGAGCCGCCAACACGGCGGTGAACGTCGCCGCGCTCGGCGGCCGGGCGGTGCTGGTGGCCCCGGTCGGCGCGGACGTGGCCGGCGACGAACTGCACGACTGCCTGGACCGGGCGGGCGTCTGGGACCGTACGGTGGGCCAGGAGGGCCGGCCCACGCCGGTCAAGCGCCGGATGCTCGCCGGCAACCAGATCCTGCTCCGGGAGGACTCCGGTGACCCGGACGACCCGCTGGACTCCGACGGGGTGGCCCGGCTGATCACGGCGCTGGAGTGCGCCACCGAGGAGCTGCGCGCGGCCGGCGGTGGCGTGCCACCCACGCTGGTGGTCTGCGACTACGGGCTGGGCGCCCTGCCCGAGGTGGTCCGGGCCTGGCTGGTCGCCAACCGCGACCGGTACGCCACGGTCGCGCTGGACGCGCACGACCTGGCCGACTGGCACGGGCTCTCCCCGACCGTGGTCACCCCCAGCTTCGCCGAGGCCACCCGCCTGCTGGCCCGGGCCGCCGTCGGCTTCGGCAGCCCACCGCAGGCCCGCCCGCACCTCAACCACGCCGACGCCGAGCCGGCCGACGACGGCCCGTCCGAGCTGATCGTCGGGGCGGCCCCGGGTGGCGCCGGGGAACGCTTCGTCCCCGACGCCGGCCGGTACGACCCGAACGGCCCCTGGGGCGCCGCCGCGGCGGGCGCTCCCACCGGCGAGCCGACGCCTGCGGAGAGCCGGGTGGCGATGACCGGGGACGGGCTCAGCGTCACCGGCACCGGGGTGACGGTGAACGCCGCCGCCGGGGACGGGGTGGACCGGGCGGTCCTGGCCGAGGCCCGGCTCGCCGAGCTGCGGGCGCACACCGGCGCGGACGTCGTCGCGGTCACCCTGGACACCGACGGCGCGGTGGTGGGCGGCGCGGAGGGCACACCTCGCCGCAGCCACAGCACCCCGGTCCCGGCGAGCCACGCCGTGGGCGCCGGGGACGCGTACCTGGCGGCGATGACGCTGGCGCTGGCCGCCGACGCGGCCCTGCCGACCGCCGCCCAACTGGCGCAGCTCGCCGCCACCGTCACCGTCTCCGACACCGGCACCTGCGTCTGCCGCCGGGAGGACCTGCTCACCGCGCTCGGCGACCCCGGTGGCGACCCGGACGGCCCGGTGCTGGTCGACGCGGACGAGCTGGCCACGCTGGTCGCCGAGCACCGGGTGGCCGGCCGCTCGGTGGTCTTCACCAACGGCTGCTTCGACGTGCTGCACCCCGGGCACGTGCGCTACCTGGAACAGGCCCGCGCCCTCGGTGACCTGCTGGTGGTGGCGGTCAACTCCGACGGCAGCGTCCGCCGGCTCAAGGGCCCGGACCGGCCGGTCAACCCGGTCGAGGACCGGGTCACCCTGCTCGCCGCGCTCTCCTGCGTGGACCACGTGGTGGTCTTCGAGGAGGACTCGCCGGCCGCGCTGATCGAGGCCGTCCGGCCCGACGTGTACGTCAAGGGCGGCGACTACCCGCCGGAGATGGTGCCGGAGGCGCCGCTGGTCCGCCGGCTGGGCGGGCAGGTCCGCACCCTCGGGTACGTGCCGGACCGCTCCACCTCGGCGATCATCGACCGGATCCGCGCCGCCGCGCACGACGGCTCACCCTCCGCAGCCCGCGACGGCTCGCCGGCCGCCGCCCGCGACGGTGTCACCGCCCCGACGACGGGCAGGCGCCGACCGTGA
- a CDS encoding MerR family transcriptional regulator, which translates to MTREDDDVGRTWPIGELCRHTGLTVRTLHHWDHVGLLRPSARTSAGHRRYDERDVERLYRIVALRELGLPLETITEVLDGGGADLAELLSDQLAHVQRQLTALAGLRDRLAALLPVARTATPVDLLAVIQEVTRVDDTIRNYFTEEQLTELARRREQLGEEAVRSVQDEWPELIAKVRAEHEAGTDPTDPRVRALARRWMELLAAFHGGDAGLRDSLYRMQAENSAEISQRYGGPSPELIAYVKAADAAG; encoded by the coding sequence GTGACGCGAGAGGACGACGACGTGGGGCGTACCTGGCCGATCGGTGAGCTGTGCCGGCACACCGGGCTGACCGTGCGGACGCTGCACCACTGGGACCACGTGGGGCTGCTCCGGCCGTCGGCGCGGACGTCGGCGGGGCACCGCCGCTACGACGAGCGGGACGTGGAGCGGCTCTACCGGATCGTGGCGCTGCGCGAGCTGGGCCTGCCGCTGGAGACCATCACCGAGGTGCTCGACGGCGGCGGGGCGGACCTGGCGGAGCTGCTCAGCGACCAGCTGGCCCACGTGCAGCGGCAGCTCACCGCGCTGGCCGGGCTGCGGGACCGGCTGGCCGCGCTGCTGCCGGTGGCCCGGACCGCCACCCCCGTCGACCTGCTCGCGGTGATCCAGGAGGTGACCAGGGTGGACGACACGATCAGGAACTACTTCACCGAGGAGCAGCTGACCGAGCTGGCCCGACGCCGGGAGCAGCTCGGCGAGGAAGCCGTCCGGTCGGTGCAGGACGAGTGGCCGGAACTCATCGCGAAGGTACGCGCCGAGCACGAGGCGGGCACCGACCCGACCGACCCGCGGGTGCGGGCGCTCGCCCGCCGCTGGATGGAGCTGCTGGCGGCGTTCCACGGTGGAGACGCGGGGCTGCGCGACTCGCTCTACCGGATGCAGGCGGAGAACAGCGCCGAGATCAGCCAGCGGTACGGCGGCCCGAGCCCGGAGCTGATCGCCTACGTGAAGGCGGCCGACGCGGCCGGCTGA
- a CDS encoding EamA family transporter, whose product MGTTTSARAGTAMAVASMTCVQLGLAASVGLFDAVGPEGTAWLRLAWAGVLLAVLVRPRPSAFTRSALRACLALGVVTAAVTILFIAAVARLPLGTASALEFLGPLGVAVARGRGRARLWAALAAVGVLLLTEPWHGGVDPVGVGYALGAALCWAAYILLTQRVGDEVAGLRGLAVSMPVAGVVATVAIGPSVVGDLTWSVLLAGLGLAVLLPVVPFALELLALRRLTTAAFGTLMSLEPAIALLVGLLALGQVPGPAAVAGIAFVVAAGIGAERTGARHEVVGPVPAAPAEPARTT is encoded by the coding sequence ATGGGCACCACGACCTCGGCTCGCGCCGGCACCGCCATGGCGGTCGCCTCGATGACCTGTGTGCAACTCGGGCTGGCCGCCTCGGTCGGGCTCTTCGACGCCGTCGGCCCCGAGGGCACCGCCTGGCTGCGCCTGGCCTGGGCCGGCGTGCTGCTGGCCGTGCTGGTCCGCCCCCGCCCCTCGGCCTTCACCCGTTCCGCCCTGCGCGCCTGCCTGGCGCTGGGCGTGGTGACCGCCGCGGTGACCATCCTGTTCATCGCGGCGGTGGCCCGGCTGCCGCTCGGTACGGCCAGCGCGCTGGAGTTCCTCGGCCCGCTCGGCGTCGCCGTGGCCCGGGGACGGGGTCGGGCCCGGCTCTGGGCGGCGCTCGCCGCGGTCGGGGTGCTGCTGCTCACCGAGCCGTGGCACGGCGGAGTCGACCCCGTCGGTGTCGGGTACGCGCTCGGCGCGGCGCTGTGCTGGGCGGCGTACATCCTGCTCACCCAGCGGGTCGGCGACGAGGTCGCCGGGCTGCGCGGCCTGGCGGTCTCCATGCCGGTCGCCGGCGTGGTGGCCACCGTGGCGATCGGGCCGTCGGTGGTCGGCGACCTGACCTGGTCGGTGCTGCTGGCCGGTCTCGGGCTGGCGGTGCTGCTGCCGGTCGTCCCGTTCGCCCTGGAACTGCTGGCGCTGCGCCGGCTGACCACTGCCGCGTTCGGCACCCTGATGAGCCTGGAACCGGCGATCGCCCTGCTGGTCGGCCTGCTCGCGCTCGGGCAGGTGCCCGGGCCGGCCGCGGTGGCCGGGATCGCCTTCGTGGTCGCCGCCGGCATCGGCGCGGAACGCACCGGTGCCCGGCACGAGGTCGTCGGGCCGGTGCCGGCCGCTCCGGCCGAGCCGGCCCGGACTACTTGA
- a CDS encoding NADPH:quinone reductase, translating into MKAIVYERTGDPSVLELVDKPVPEPGPGELLVRVAVSGVNPTDWKARRQWALPAGWQTPGQDGAGVVEAVGGGVDQEWIGERVWLWEAAWQRPWGTAAEYTLVPVRQAVRLGDASFDLGACLGIPFLTAHRCLTAGEFMPDKLHAGALSDHTVLVQGGAGAVGNAAIQLARWSDACVIATVSSPEKAQLAAAAGASFVVNYREQDVVEEVRKIAPDGVHTIVEVSAARNAAADAQLLRAGGAVCVYADDGGDEVSIPIRPMMVPNARWQFVLVYTEPKAAKAQGVVDVAAAVAQGAVRVGEEAGLPLHHHGLASTRAAHEAVENSVVGKVLISTSES; encoded by the coding sequence ATGAAGGCGATCGTGTACGAGCGCACCGGCGACCCGTCGGTGCTCGAACTGGTCGACAAGCCGGTACCGGAGCCCGGGCCGGGTGAGCTGCTGGTGCGGGTGGCCGTGTCGGGGGTGAACCCGACGGACTGGAAGGCCCGGCGGCAGTGGGCGCTGCCGGCCGGTTGGCAGACCCCGGGGCAGGACGGCGCGGGTGTGGTCGAGGCGGTCGGCGGCGGGGTGGACCAGGAGTGGATCGGCGAGCGGGTCTGGCTGTGGGAGGCCGCGTGGCAGCGCCCGTGGGGCACGGCTGCGGAGTACACGCTGGTGCCGGTGCGGCAGGCGGTCCGGCTGGGCGACGCCTCGTTCGACCTGGGCGCCTGCTTGGGCATCCCGTTCCTGACCGCGCACCGCTGCCTGACCGCCGGTGAGTTCATGCCGGACAAGCTGCACGCCGGCGCCCTGTCGGACCACACGGTGCTGGTGCAGGGCGGTGCGGGTGCGGTGGGCAACGCGGCGATCCAGCTGGCCCGCTGGTCGGACGCGTGCGTGATCGCCACGGTGAGCAGCCCGGAGAAGGCGCAGCTGGCCGCGGCGGCCGGCGCGTCGTTCGTGGTCAACTACCGCGAGCAGGACGTGGTCGAGGAGGTCCGCAAGATCGCACCCGACGGGGTGCACACGATCGTCGAGGTCTCCGCGGCCCGCAACGCCGCCGCCGACGCCCAACTGCTGCGGGCCGGCGGCGCGGTATGCGTGTACGCCGACGACGGCGGTGACGAGGTCAGCATCCCGATCCGGCCGATGATGGTGCCGAACGCCCGCTGGCAGTTCGTGCTGGTCTACACCGAGCCGAAGGCCGCCAAGGCGCAGGGCGTGGTGGACGTGGCCGCCGCGGTCGCCCAGGGCGCCGTCCGGGTCGGCGAGGAGGCCGGCCTGCCGCTGCACCACCACGGGTTGGCGTCCACGCGGGCCGCCCACGAGGCGGTGGAGAACTCGGTGGTCGGCAAGGTGCTGATCTCGACGAGCGAGTCCTGA